From one Halothece sp. PCC 7418 genomic stretch:
- the queA gene encoding tRNA preQ1(34) S-adenosylmethionine ribosyltransferase-isomerase QueA has protein sequence MKVDASPLDQKLSSYDYHLPESYIAQTPVTPRDHSRLLVVDSPTSHHHQRFYDLPQWLQAGDLLVVNNTKVIPARIYGYKTTGAAIEVLLLEEKSQNCWLALVKPGKRLQIGAKIQFYPHQAQEKPILEATVTGKDEATGGRFLEFDLPVETSLISLLEDYGEIPFPPYVTSTEAQPEQYQTVYAQEQGAIAAPTAGLHFTDELLTTLAEKGINQAEVTLHVGVGTFRPVETESITDHQMHQEWINVPATTVEKIKETKAQGGRVIAVGTTVVRALEGAVAAKEGNFEAFCGKTDLFIYPGYELQVVDGLITNFHLPRSSLLMLVSAFIGRERLLSLYDSAIAHQYRFYSFGDAMLIISH, from the coding sequence ATGAAAGTTGACGCTTCTCCTTTAGACCAAAAACTCAGCAGCTACGATTATCACCTTCCAGAAAGTTATATCGCGCAAACCCCTGTTACCCCTCGCGATCATTCTCGTTTGTTGGTGGTTGATTCCCCGACAAGCCATCATCACCAACGGTTTTATGATCTTCCGCAATGGCTACAGGCTGGGGATTTATTGGTGGTGAATAATACGAAGGTGATTCCCGCGCGAATTTATGGTTATAAAACGACTGGCGCAGCAATAGAAGTATTGCTATTGGAAGAAAAAAGCCAAAATTGTTGGTTAGCGTTAGTTAAACCAGGGAAACGATTACAAATTGGGGCAAAGATTCAATTTTATCCGCATCAAGCGCAAGAAAAGCCAATTTTAGAAGCAACGGTAACCGGAAAAGACGAGGCGACAGGGGGACGGTTTTTAGAGTTTGATTTACCAGTAGAAACTTCTTTAATTAGCCTTTTAGAAGACTATGGGGAGATTCCGTTTCCGCCTTATGTCACTTCAACAGAAGCACAACCCGAACAGTATCAGACGGTGTATGCTCAAGAACAGGGCGCGATCGCTGCACCAACGGCTGGTTTACATTTTACGGATGAATTATTAACCACATTAGCTGAAAAAGGAATTAACCAAGCCGAAGTTACCCTTCATGTCGGGGTGGGAACCTTTCGCCCTGTGGAAACTGAAAGTATTACCGATCATCAAATGCACCAAGAATGGATTAATGTTCCTGCGACAACGGTGGAGAAAATTAAGGAAACCAAAGCGCAAGGGGGACGGGTAATTGCTGTAGGAACAACGGTTGTGAGAGCCTTAGAAGGAGCAGTTGCTGCAAAAGAAGGTAATTTTGAGGCGTTTTGTGGCAAAACGGATTTATTTATCTATCCAGGTTATGAGTTGCAAGTAGTGGATGGCTTAATTACGAATTTTCATTTACCGCGATCGAGCTTGTTAATGTTAGTCAGTGCGTTTATCGGGCGGGAACGGCTATTATCGTTGTATGACAGCGCGATCGCGCATCAGTATCGCTTCTATTCTTTTGGCGATGCGATGTTGATTATTAGTCATTAG
- the trpE gene encoding anthranilate synthase component I → MIEFSQFCELANQGNFIPVYEEWTADLETPVSAWFKVCAGQPYSFLLESVEGGENLGRYSFLGCDPMWVLENRGESTKQVDRAGKETVYQGNPFTVLKECLASIHPVKLDNLPPGIGGLFGMWGYELINWIEPRVPVHSRQEEDLPDGVWMQVDQLLVFDQVKRKIFAIAYADLREKQDLQTAYQEARDRVTTLVSKLQSPLPKIANTVSLSSSPTTDDSTYESTTTQADFEASVEKAKDYIHAGDIFQVVLSQRLNTAYTGHPFNLYRSLRIVNPSPYMAYYQFGDWQLIGSSPEVMVKVELTSDHKQQATLRPIAGTRKRGQTPAEDNALAEDLLQDRKELAEHIMLVDLGRNDLGRVCEKGSVTVDQLMTIERYSHVMHIVSNVIGEVADQQTAWEVLKATFPAGTVSGAPKIRAMEIIAELEPHRRGPYSGVYGYYDFEGQLNSAIAIRTMIVRPESEDKHKVSVQAGAGVVADSIPQKEYEETLNKAKALLEAIRSLQ, encoded by the coding sequence ATGATTGAATTTTCCCAGTTTTGCGAACTTGCGAATCAAGGTAACTTTATTCCCGTTTACGAAGAATGGACAGCCGATTTAGAAACCCCAGTTTCGGCTTGGTTTAAAGTTTGTGCGGGACAACCCTATAGTTTTCTTTTAGAGTCGGTAGAAGGGGGAGAAAATCTCGGACGCTACAGTTTTTTAGGCTGTGACCCGATGTGGGTATTAGAAAATCGCGGAGAAAGCACCAAGCAAGTCGATCGCGCTGGGAAGGAAACGGTTTATCAAGGGAATCCATTTACTGTCTTAAAAGAGTGTCTCGCTTCGATTCATCCTGTGAAACTCGATAATCTTCCCCCTGGTATTGGCGGATTATTTGGAATGTGGGGTTATGAATTGATTAATTGGATTGAACCGCGTGTTCCCGTTCATTCCCGTCAAGAGGAAGATTTACCCGATGGCGTATGGATGCAAGTGGATCAACTGCTGGTATTTGATCAGGTGAAGCGGAAAATTTTTGCCATTGCTTATGCAGACTTGCGAGAAAAACAGGATTTACAAACGGCTTATCAAGAAGCGCGCGATCGCGTGACCACCTTAGTCAGTAAGTTACAGTCTCCTCTCCCTAAAATCGCAAATACCGTTTCTCTATCATCTTCTCCCACAACGGACGATTCTACCTATGAAAGCACCACCACACAAGCCGATTTTGAAGCCAGTGTGGAAAAAGCAAAAGACTATATCCACGCCGGAGATATCTTTCAAGTAGTGCTTTCGCAACGGTTAAATACGGCTTACACAGGACATCCGTTTAATCTTTATCGTTCCTTGCGAATAGTCAATCCTTCCCCCTATATGGCGTATTATCAATTTGGGGATTGGCAATTAATCGGGTCATCGCCAGAGGTAATGGTAAAAGTAGAACTCACCTCAGACCATAAACAACAAGCCACCTTACGCCCGATTGCAGGAACGCGCAAACGCGGACAAACCCCCGCCGAAGATAACGCCCTCGCTGAAGATTTATTGCAAGACCGCAAAGAACTCGCGGAACATATTATGTTAGTGGATCTAGGACGCAATGATTTAGGGCGAGTCTGCGAGAAAGGAAGCGTTACTGTGGATCAACTGATGACCATCGAACGCTATTCTCATGTGATGCACATTGTTAGTAATGTCATTGGGGAAGTTGCAGACCAACAAACGGCTTGGGAAGTCTTAAAAGCCACATTTCCTGCAGGAACCGTCAGTGGTGCGCCGAAAATCCGCGCCATGGAAATTATCGCAGAATTAGAACCCCATCGTCGTGGCCCCTATTCAGGCGTGTATGGTTATTATGATTTTGAAGGACAACTCAACAGCGCGATCGCGATTCGCACGATGATTGTCCGCCCTGAAAGTGAAGATAAACACAAAGTTTCAGTGCAAGCAGGAGCAGGGGTGGTTGCAGATTCCATCCCTCAAAAAGAGTATGAAGAAACACTCAACAAAGCCAAAGCATTACTCGAAGCGATCCGCTCTCTTCAATAA
- a CDS encoding calcium/sodium antiporter, whose product MTIIIIKFIIGLALLVKGADYLVQGAGKLATLAGISPLVVGLTVVAFGTSSPELAVSLKANFTQQAAISVGNVIGSNITNILLILGIAATITPLSVSQKLVRMDVPIMIGISILLLFFSLDRQIGKLDGFLLLLGGILYTTYLLIQSRRNHSSPEELTEEFDVIPQEKSLREWLINIGLFIIGFVMVVWGSDWLVFGATTIAESFGVSELVIGLTVVALGTSLPELATSITASLKGETDIAVGNVVGSNIFNILIVLGTAGIFAPSGVEVSAAAINLDIPIMIAVAIACLPVFFTDNLISRWEGIFFWLYYIVYTLFLFLKSTEQDTLPIFNAVMLWFVIPITAVTLIIITISHWRDRAKFASKVHHDQQLNQSEGDQ is encoded by the coding sequence ATGACAATTATTATAATTAAGTTTATTATTGGCTTGGCACTGCTAGTTAAAGGTGCAGATTATTTAGTACAAGGCGCGGGGAAACTTGCCACTTTAGCGGGAATTTCTCCCCTTGTTGTTGGGCTAACTGTGGTTGCTTTTGGGACAAGTTCTCCTGAATTAGCGGTGAGTCTTAAGGCAAATTTTACGCAACAAGCAGCAATTTCTGTTGGGAATGTGATCGGGAGTAACATCACGAATATCTTACTAATTTTAGGAATTGCTGCAACGATTACTCCCCTTAGTGTTTCTCAAAAATTAGTTCGGATGGATGTTCCAATTATGATTGGAATTTCTATTTTATTATTATTTTTCAGTTTAGATCGTCAAATCGGAAAATTAGATGGCTTCTTATTACTATTAGGCGGAATTCTCTATACAACTTATCTTTTAATTCAAAGTCGGCGTAATCATTCATCACCTGAAGAATTGACAGAAGAATTTGATGTCATCCCCCAAGAAAAATCCTTACGAGAATGGTTAATTAATATCGGCTTATTTATAATTGGTTTTGTCATGGTTGTTTGGGGATCAGATTGGCTGGTATTTGGTGCAACCACCATTGCAGAATCATTTGGAGTCAGTGAATTAGTCATTGGTTTGACAGTTGTTGCTTTAGGAACATCTTTACCTGAGTTAGCCACTTCCATTACCGCGAGCCTGAAAGGAGAAACTGATATTGCAGTGGGAAACGTGGTTGGCAGTAACATTTTTAATATTTTAATTGTATTAGGAACAGCAGGTATTTTTGCACCGTCTGGTGTCGAAGTTTCTGCTGCTGCGATTAATCTAGATATTCCGATTATGATTGCGGTCGCGATCGCGTGTCTTCCTGTCTTCTTTACCGATAATTTAATCTCTCGTTGGGAAGGAATTTTCTTCTGGCTGTATTATATTGTTTATACATTATTCCTCTTTCTCAAATCCACGGAACAAGACACTTTGCCCATTTTTAATGCAGTGATGCTGTGGTTTGTTATTCCGATTACTGCAGTGACCCTAATTATTATTACGATTTCTCATTGGCGCGATCGCGCAAAATTTGCTTCTAAAGTTCATCACGATCAACAACTCAATCAGAGTGAAGGTGATCAATAA
- a CDS encoding DUF3318 domain-containing protein gives MTSFATASARAEMNELRRLKTLLPPELQSWVIVEATTEVNPPIIRSEEIGRDEVEIQIDLGKWENLSLDQRNLMFWHEVARIQNDTIPKEGWEMAALAIGLGGAVGELWVQDGLLLILALGLCGVSGYRLWQKNNGEKTTQALIDADEKAIALATRFGYSVPNAYKSLGSALKTLIEQTPNRRHRKTYETRLQALRRSASKAKAKMQTDKKGKAEAPEPQPESRQRAPRASRSQAKRKNLQ, from the coding sequence ATGACATCTTTTGCCACTGCTTCTGCCAGAGCCGAAATGAACGAACTGCGACGCTTAAAAACGTTACTACCGCCTGAGTTACAAAGCTGGGTGATCGTTGAGGCAACGACAGAAGTCAATCCCCCCATTATTCGCAGCGAAGAAATTGGTCGGGATGAGGTAGAAATTCAAATTGATCTTGGCAAATGGGAAAATCTCTCTTTAGACCAACGTAATTTAATGTTTTGGCACGAGGTTGCTCGCATCCAGAATGACACCATCCCCAAAGAAGGCTGGGAAATGGCAGCCCTTGCCATTGGTTTAGGGGGTGCAGTAGGTGAGCTCTGGGTACAAGATGGTTTACTGTTAATCTTAGCCTTAGGCTTGTGCGGTGTTTCGGGCTATCGACTCTGGCAAAAAAACAATGGTGAAAAAACAACTCAAGCCTTGATCGATGCCGATGAAAAAGCGATCGCGCTGGCGACCCGTTTTGGTTACAGTGTTCCCAATGCTTATAAAAGCCTCGGCAGTGCCTTAAAAACACTGATTGAACAAACCCCAAATCGTCGTCACCGCAAAACTTATGAAACTCGCTTACAAGCCCTCCGTCGGAGTGCCTCCAAAGCGAAAGCCAAAATGCAAACTGACAAAAAAGGGAAAGCAGAAGCACCAGAACCACAACCAGAATCCCGCCAACGCGCCCCTAGAGCATCGAGAAGCCAAGCAAAACGTAAAAATTTGCAGTAA
- a CDS encoding R3H domain-containing nucleic acid-binding protein, whose product MQVTDDLDALLATLPPEIASHLTDHEQRGELIEVVIDLGRKPEARFANHWEYLSEATVTRDDLQFCSDRVGMFSGDNRAGIERTLHRISAMRNRTGEIVGLTCRIGRAVYGTIGMIRDLVETGRSILMLGRPGVGKTTALREIARVLADDLNKRVVIIDTSNEIAGDGDIPHPSIGRARRMQVASPELQHQVMIEAVENHMPEVIVIDEIGTELEALATRTIAERGVQLVGTAHGNQLDNLIKNPTLSDLIGGIQAVTLGDEEARRRGSQKTVLERKALPTFDIAVEMLERRRWVVHQDVSVTIDQLLRGHDPLTEVRSANEQGEVEISSSGGQSQKMNGKSRLQNPILPRPTGWRASGQMTPVEPSPPRNPDFEQMLDQSWQQAEEHTEKVRTPGPNGEDWPVYVYPYGISRNLLDQVLELSKLPVVLTKDIDSADAVIALRSQVKHHSKLRQLAKTKEVPIHIVKSNTLPQISRTLQRLLDLDPTTPEGMDLRMFTESSNQDELEALEEARLAVEQIVIPKGQPVELLPRPAKVRKMQHELAEHYRLQSNSFGEEPNRRLRIYPA is encoded by the coding sequence ATGCAGGTGACTGATGACTTGGATGCGTTACTCGCCACTCTGCCACCAGAAATTGCCAGTCACTTAACTGATCACGAACAACGGGGAGAACTGATTGAAGTTGTGATTGATCTCGGACGAAAACCAGAAGCCCGTTTTGCGAATCATTGGGAATATTTGAGTGAGGCAACGGTTACCCGAGACGATCTTCAGTTTTGCAGCGATCGCGTGGGGATGTTCAGTGGTGATAATCGTGCGGGGATTGAACGGACATTACACCGCATCAGTGCCATGCGTAACCGAACTGGAGAAATTGTTGGTTTAACCTGTCGCATTGGACGCGCCGTTTATGGCACGATTGGCATGATTCGAGATTTAGTGGAAACGGGGCGTTCGATCTTAATGCTCGGTCGTCCTGGGGTCGGTAAAACAACTGCCCTGCGGGAAATTGCGCGGGTTTTAGCTGATGATTTAAACAAGCGCGTGGTGATTATTGATACCTCGAATGAAATTGCTGGCGATGGCGATATTCCTCACCCTTCTATTGGACGGGCGCGACGGATGCAAGTGGCAAGTCCAGAACTGCAACATCAAGTGATGATCGAAGCGGTCGAGAATCATATGCCCGAAGTGATTGTCATTGATGAAATTGGCACGGAATTGGAGGCTCTAGCTACCCGTACGATCGCGGAACGAGGAGTACAGTTAGTGGGTACGGCCCATGGGAATCAACTGGATAATTTAATTAAAAACCCGACTCTCTCGGATCTGATTGGGGGAATTCAAGCAGTGACTTTAGGGGATGAAGAAGCACGGCGACGCGGTTCACAAAAAACGGTTTTAGAACGGAAAGCCCTTCCCACGTTTGATATTGCGGTGGAAATGCTGGAAAGACGGCGTTGGGTGGTGCATCAAGATGTCTCAGTTACCATTGACCAACTGTTACGGGGGCATGATCCATTAACAGAAGTGAGATCGGCAAATGAGCAAGGAGAGGTAGAAATCTCTTCTTCTGGCGGTCAATCTCAAAAGATGAATGGTAAGAGTCGTTTACAAAATCCGATTTTGCCTCGTCCGACAGGTTGGCGTGCTTCGGGACAAATGACCCCAGTTGAGCCCTCACCGCCTCGTAATCCAGATTTTGAGCAAATGCTGGATCAGTCTTGGCAACAAGCAGAAGAACATACGGAAAAAGTCCGCACTCCAGGCCCCAATGGCGAAGATTGGCCTGTGTATGTCTATCCTTATGGCATTAGTCGCAACTTATTGGATCAGGTGCTGGAATTGTCTAAATTACCTGTGGTGCTGACTAAAGATATTGATTCGGCAGATGCGGTGATCGCGCTGCGATCGCAGGTCAAACATCATTCTAAGTTACGCCAGTTGGCAAAAACGAAAGAAGTGCCGATTCATATCGTTAAATCCAACACTCTACCGCAAATTAGTCGGACTCTCCAGCGTTTACTCGATTTAGATCCCACAACTCCAGAAGGGATGGACTTGCGGATGTTTACGGAAAGTAGTAATCAAGATGAACTGGAAGCGTTAGAAGAAGCCCGATTAGCTGTGGAACAGATTGTCATTCCGAAGGGACAACCTGTGGAGTTACTTCCTCGTCCTGCTAAAGTGCGGAAAATGCAGCATGAACTGGCAGAACATTATCGTTTGCAATCCAACAGTTTCGGAGAAGAACCGAACCGACGCTTACGAATTTATCCCGCTTAG
- the ldpA gene encoding circadian clock protein LdpA produces the protein MYLPLQSLQKGHWFKLICGASYQHLPAVRSLSLVYALAGADCIDVAADAAVVAAAKEGLAVAEKLRQRAIAQGFLMQDRPWLMVSLNDGEDPHFRKAEFNPNLCPTACHRPCEAVCPADAINFSGVIADRCYGCGRCLPVCPSELITTESHQLSLSQVVEQLLEFKVDAIEIHTQAGRETEFQQLWNTLQPILPQLKVMAISCADAPNLIDYLKTLYEKISPLPCPLIWQTDGRPMSGDLGKGTTRATVKLAQKVLRANLPGYVQLAGGTNQQTVPKLQSAQMLNSPPDCPPSYVAGVAYGSFARSQLSSFLESLEELYDPKQESSLQLENHPDLLWQAVSQADGLVSQLKRNRQQARANALATSESN, from the coding sequence ATGTACTTGCCTTTACAATCTTTACAAAAAGGTCACTGGTTTAAGCTCATTTGCGGGGCGAGTTACCAACATCTTCCCGCCGTGAGAAGCCTGAGTCTGGTCTATGCCTTAGCTGGGGCGGACTGTATTGATGTGGCAGCAGATGCAGCAGTGGTGGCAGCAGCTAAGGAAGGGTTAGCGGTTGCGGAAAAATTACGGCAACGCGCGATCGCGCAAGGCTTTCTCATGCAAGATCGTCCTTGGTTGATGGTGAGCCTGAATGATGGGGAAGATCCTCATTTTCGGAAAGCAGAGTTTAATCCCAACTTGTGTCCAACGGCTTGTCATCGTCCTTGTGAAGCGGTTTGTCCCGCAGATGCCATTAATTTTTCAGGGGTCATCGCCGATCGCTGCTATGGTTGCGGACGTTGTTTACCAGTGTGTCCTTCGGAACTGATTACCACCGAATCACACCAGTTATCCCTGAGTCAAGTTGTGGAACAGTTGCTTGAGTTTAAGGTTGACGCGATCGAAATTCACACCCAAGCGGGACGGGAAACTGAGTTTCAGCAATTGTGGAATACTCTACAACCGATCTTACCGCAACTGAAAGTGATGGCGATTAGTTGTGCTGATGCGCCCAATTTAATTGACTACTTAAAAACACTCTATGAAAAAATTTCACCCTTACCCTGTCCCCTAATCTGGCAAACAGACGGACGACCAATGAGTGGAGATTTAGGCAAAGGGACAACTCGCGCTACCGTTAAACTAGCACAAAAAGTGCTGAGAGCTAACTTGCCTGGTTATGTTCAACTTGCAGGAGGAACCAATCAACAGACCGTCCCCAAATTGCAGTCTGCTCAAATGCTTAATTCTCCCCCTGATTGTCCTCCATCCTATGTTGCGGGAGTTGCCTATGGCAGCTTTGCTCGTTCTCAGTTAAGCTCATTTCTAGAGTCACTAGAGGAGTTGTATGACCCCAAGCAAGAATCTTCCCTGCAATTAGAAAACCATCCCGACTTATTGTGGCAGGCTGTCAGCCAAGCGGATGGTTTAGTATCACAATTGAAACGCAATCGACAGCAAGCAAGGGCTAATGCACTTGCAACAAGTGAATCCAACTGA
- a CDS encoding TerD family protein, whose translation MGISLKKGERVSLEKVSPGLEAVFVGLGWDVNQTDSGADFDLDASVFMLGSNEKLVSDNHLIFYNNLKSPDPDHAVEHMGDNLTGAGEGDDEVVIVNLKKVPDNVTKLVFVVTIYEADQRKQNFGQVENAFVRLVDVKTKEEVLRYDLTEDYSVETALIMAELYKKDGQWRMSAVGSGYEGGLQAILNRYYH comes from the coding sequence ATGGGTATTTCCTTAAAAAAAGGAGAACGAGTCTCCCTAGAAAAAGTCTCTCCTGGACTAGAAGCCGTTTTTGTTGGTTTAGGTTGGGATGTGAATCAAACCGACTCCGGAGCGGATTTTGATTTGGATGCTTCCGTTTTTATGTTAGGAAGTAATGAAAAATTAGTTTCCGACAATCATTTAATTTTCTACAATAATCTTAAAAGTCCTGATCCTGACCATGCTGTTGAACACATGGGCGATAACCTCACTGGTGCTGGAGAGGGAGATGATGAGGTCGTTATTGTCAACTTAAAAAAAGTACCAGATAATGTGACAAAATTAGTTTTTGTGGTCACCATTTACGAAGCGGATCAAAGAAAGCAAAACTTTGGACAAGTGGAAAATGCTTTTGTGCGCTTAGTTGATGTCAAAACCAAGGAAGAAGTGTTACGTTATGACCTCACTGAAGACTATTCTGTCGAAACGGCTCTGATTATGGCAGAACTCTATAAAAAAGACGGACAATGGCGCATGAGTGCGGTTGGGTCTGGCTACGAAGGAGGTTTACAAGCAATTTTGAACCGTTATTATCATTAA
- a CDS encoding TerD family protein has product MAINLQKGQRISLKKEAPSLTRLMCGLGWDVVDRSRGLNSMFKADYDLDASVLCLDENEKLKGNSNVVYFGNLSHQSGAITHLGDNLTGAGEGDDEQIIVDLPKIPPEIAKLIFVVNLYDAVKRKHDFGQVENAFVRLVNLDNNQEIARYTLSGNDYQGKTSMILAEVYRHNDEWKMAAVGNGVELNGLQEVVNYYL; this is encoded by the coding sequence ATGGCTATCAATTTACAAAAAGGACAACGAATTTCACTCAAAAAAGAAGCACCCAGTTTAACGCGATTAATGTGCGGTTTAGGTTGGGATGTCGTTGATCGCTCCCGAGGTTTAAACTCCATGTTTAAAGCCGATTATGACCTCGATGCTTCGGTTTTATGTTTGGATGAAAATGAGAAACTCAAAGGTAACTCAAATGTGGTTTATTTTGGCAACTTAAGTCATCAATCGGGTGCGATTACGCATTTAGGAGATAACTTAACTGGTGCTGGAGAAGGAGATGACGAACAAATTATTGTTGATCTACCGAAGATTCCTCCAGAGATTGCCAAGTTGATTTTTGTGGTCAATCTCTATGATGCTGTCAAGCGTAAACATGATTTTGGACAAGTCGAAAATGCCTTTGTGCGTCTAGTTAACCTTGATAATAATCAAGAAATTGCCCGTTATACCCTTTCGGGGAATGACTATCAAGGGAAGACTAGTATGATTCTTGCTGAAGTCTATCGACACAATGACGAGTGGAAAATGGCTGCTGTCGGGAATGGGGTAGAATTAAATGGCTTACAAGAAGTGGTTAATTATTACTTGTAA
- the mreC gene encoding rod shape-determining protein MreC produces MISVRRWWSQYGSQIILVGLLLLIAGMIRQTRAVPIYELYYWLTRPIETAQTHQKQELTNARIRELEQRVEELEQQNQRLQELSGYVENHPRSLKTAPIIGRSADHWWQQITIGLGSNEGVKEGDIVTALGGLVGRVQTVTPHSSLVLLISDPNSRVGVIISRSRDMGFIRGEGERKVVMRFFEKLPDVKVGDAVMTSPASRLFPPGIPVGTITALNLDQAPAPEATITLNVPMEELEWVFVQSKTTHQQEKR; encoded by the coding sequence ATGATTTCAGTTCGTCGGTGGTGGAGTCAGTATGGTTCACAAATTATCTTAGTCGGATTACTGTTGCTCATTGCAGGAATGATTCGACAAACGCGAGCTGTCCCCATTTACGAGTTATATTATTGGCTAACACGCCCCATCGAAACAGCGCAAACCCATCAAAAACAAGAACTGACTAATGCTCGGATTCGAGAACTCGAACAGCGAGTAGAGGAATTAGAACAACAAAACCAGCGCTTACAAGAACTTTCTGGGTATGTTGAAAATCATCCTCGCTCCTTAAAAACGGCTCCGATTATTGGTCGCAGTGCTGATCATTGGTGGCAACAAATTACCATTGGTCTTGGCAGCAATGAGGGGGTAAAGGAAGGAGATATTGTCACCGCTCTCGGCGGATTAGTGGGTCGTGTGCAAACCGTTACCCCTCACTCTAGCCTCGTGTTACTTATTAGTGACCCCAACAGTCGAGTAGGGGTGATTATTAGTCGAAGCCGAGATATGGGGTTTATTCGTGGGGAAGGAGAACGGAAAGTGGTGATGCGTTTTTTTGAAAAGTTGCCGGATGTGAAAGTGGGAGATGCCGTCATGACTTCTCCCGCGAGTCGTTTATTTCCACCCGGCATTCCTGTGGGAACAATTACTGCTCTCAATTTAGATCAAGCCCCAGCACCAGAAGCAACCATCACCTTAAACGTTCCCATGGAAGAGTTGGAATGGGTGTTTGTCCAGTCCAAAACCACTCATCAACAAGAGAAGCGTTAG
- a CDS encoding DUF4168 domain-containing protein, translating into MLKSLCLSSASLALFLSLSTPALAASPAQAAPVEVKQSSDLEVNQQELEKFAAAMSEMRSIQIESRDEISAAIDGEGLSKQRFREILQAQRNPEIESDASEAEMEKFKSATQQLAQIQRDTQSQMKEAVEAQGLEVTRFQQILSAVRQDPQLRKEVQQMIQGNNN; encoded by the coding sequence ATGCTAAAATCCTTATGCCTTAGTAGCGCTAGTCTTGCTCTGTTCTTAAGTTTATCCACTCCCGCTTTAGCTGCTTCTCCCGCGCAAGCAGCCCCTGTTGAAGTCAAGCAATCTTCCGATCTGGAAGTGAATCAGCAAGAACTGGAAAAGTTTGCTGCTGCCATGTCAGAAATGCGATCAATTCAAATAGAATCAAGAGATGAAATTAGTGCAGCCATTGATGGAGAAGGATTAAGCAAACAGAGATTCCGAGAAATCTTACAAGCCCAACGCAATCCCGAAATTGAAAGTGATGCCTCAGAAGCAGAGATGGAAAAGTTTAAGAGTGCAACGCAACAACTGGCTCAGATCCAGCGCGATACGCAATCTCAAATGAAAGAAGCTGTAGAAGCGCAAGGTCTAGAAGTCACTCGCTTTCAGCAAATTTTAAGTGCAGTTCGTCAAGATCCACAACTGAGAAAGGAAGTCCAACAAATGATTCAGGGAAATAATAATTAA